The following coding sequences lie in one Spea bombifrons isolate aSpeBom1 chromosome 5, aSpeBom1.2.pri, whole genome shotgun sequence genomic window:
- the RGS22 gene encoding regulator of G-protein signaling 22 isoform X1, whose product MRLKTLTTEPPDITEDDFEDFLAADDLLVEYFNEFLSLPTFFDPIKFNKTYGIFEVISNEPERLNQQIKKMLRLHEASSHVYDASRNVKYLIPKETSFTDLNIDNNYSVMCLSREQGIQWIKRERLPAFLKSDCYFEYRLAKLMSQVKVKNIGMKVYIDPSYVPWKHKKEKSPTPSLETEDQEIMRKFFVTLGQASFTQTKDWFTVAKQSEQTAVTNSSSRPIAWGSPRSSSALFTTSNGSQDGYSHENMSNLHNTFLRKTCAPLTPESSYYSTRDEDEYSVSIAPSQSSTPIRLYVEPKWKKGNESEAELKEKTSVLEDIKTKKVPVFQTLEEFADLYVGCVVKSVVSKLTGHIAKDIAEKLDIYTLDHVSILDLESTDSPSISSRSSQTSIEEEIVGSECEEGNTPVSQSHKGEVAHIRTRGEFEKFKSFLKGTSGEKLRWLWMDIERLKTIPEAARQQRHLNQMKRLYLVTSGTRSLGAEVLQKLELLETAGWTVNHILSAQAEIIKPLLLYWGPRFCLADSSAAHNVDADLKLWYDRQLRPKRDADPFAHTVTLLPLRPKSCMPRIPSSVPPLIKSDPPVPSSRKMPRSSSWKQPGTLISANFPPQRKCSRSLPASAVNGSAKTRTRCRSSHPSIIALDTAKEAPSVPPTCGQNALGNVLKKEDAISSDVLRSSKMEEMLQALRLDSRAGYYFTTFCERSGNKLWKNAVYFWFDLQTYHHMFYQETLQPFKLCRQSQLIFGTYLAPSASMDIGVEKTIKKEIYQKLDPPFEDLFDSAEEYVLTLLLSAWIHLTELDRQTYSKVELVEEVRQLDSECYRKLQALLLEEAARKDQVQARKSVFVPPADIPREPNLWDLVPDEYKNYNLSTLIRHRMELEHFRKFLDYHFASMDLQCWIDLEQFRRMDYKEKEKRHEKSIEIKNKYLNKKYFFGPNSPATRDQQEQVMQLAGGWGKILHDRLSSNVLVEVQKYVRMRIEKKWLPMYLATEEFRERQKMQAQMKDVAEDVIFRTNKKKIEVWKHLDNKWISSSKELIAFRKALLNPVTANQFQRFISLKGDFFENGLLFWQEVQKYKELCHSHCDESIIQSKITAIINCFINSSIPPALQIDVPPEQAEKIIEHRRDLGPYVFREAQMTIFSIMFKYWPEFCEFRGNLADEKILPFLERKKIKKTEQMKKKMKEEERLAQHQQENAKRKETLSDLYGDNESTYSSDVFTAPEGYGRSRNVSWTYSKYMEGLEQERMLLKIQQDLEINTRSSFSSDNSSIFSVRSEASQRTGRTSGSLYRPGYTGRIQSADTRRIN is encoded by the exons ACTTTTTTTGACCCAATTAAATTCAATAAAACATATGGAATTTTTGAAGTAATAAGCAATGAGCCGGAACGACTCAAccagcaaattaaaaaaatgttacgcCTGCACGAAGCTTCCAGCCACGTCTACGATGCCAGCAGAAATGTGAAATATCTCATACCAAAGGAAACATCTTTCACTGATCTCAATATAGACAACAATTACAGCGTCATG TGCCTGAGTCGTGAGCAAGGAATTCAGTGGATCAAGAGAGAGAGGCTTCCGGCATTTCTAAAAAGTGATTGCTAttttgaatacag ACTTGCCAAACTGATGTCGCAGGTAAAAGTGAAAAACATAGGTATGAAAGTCTATATTGACCCAAGTTACGTGCCTTGGAAacacaagaaagaaaagagcCCAACGCCATCTCTGGAGACAGAAgaccaggaaatcatgcggaaGTTCTTTGTCACACTCGGTCAG GCATCGTTTACCCAGACAAAGGATTGGTTTACTGTGGCCAAACAAAGCGAACAAACTGCTGTCACAAACTCATCTTCTCGCCCCATAGCCTGGGGGTCTCCAAGGAGCAGCTCTGCATTGTTCACCACGAGTAATGGTAGTCAAG ATGGCTATTCCCATGAAAATATGTCTAACCTTCATAACACATTCCTGCGCAAAACCTGTGCGCCTTTAACACCAGAGAGCAGCTACTACAGTACCAGAGATGAGGATGAATATTCTGTGTCTATCGCACCCTCCCAAAGCTCTACACCCATTAGACTGTATGTTGAACCTAAATGGAAGAAGGGAAATGAATCTGAGGCTGAGCTGAAAGAGAAAACAAGTGTCTTGGAAGACatcaaaaccaaaaaagttcCCGTTTTTCAGACGCTGGAAGAGTTTGCTGATTTATATGTCGGCTGCGTGGTGAAATCTGTAGTCTCTAAACTGACTGGACACATCGCTAAGGACATCGCTGAAAAACTTGATATCTATACTTTGGATCACGTGTCAATCTTGGACTTGGAGAGTACAGATTCACCTTCTATTAGTTCTAGAAGCTCACAAACCAGCATCGAAGAAGAGATTGTCGGGTCTGAATGTGAGGAAGGAAACACTCCAGTTTCCCAAAGCCACAAAGGAGAAGTCGCTCACATCAGGACCAGAGGCGAGTTCGAAAAATTTAAATCGTTTCTGAAAGGAACATCAGGAGAGAAGTTGCGGTGGCTGTGGATGGACATTGAAAGGCTGAAAACGATTCCGGAAGCAGCCAGACAACAGAG ACACCTAAACCAGATGAAAAGGCTGTATCTGGTGACAAGCGGAACTCGCTCTCTTGGTGCTGAAGTGTTGCAGAAACTGGAACTTCTGGAGACAGCCGGGTGGACTGTGAACCATATACTCAGTGCCCAGGCAGAGATAATAAAACCTTTACTCCTGTACTG GGGACCCCGGTTTTGTTTGGCTGATTCTTCTGCGGCTCACAATGTTGATGCTGACCTGAAACTGTGGTATGATCGCCAGCTGAGACCCAAAAGAGATGCTGACCCTTTTGCACATACAGTGACGCTGTTACCTTTAAGACCGAAGTCATGCATGCCAAGAATTCCTAGCTCTGTTCCTcct TTAATTAAAAGTGACCCACCAGTGCCATCATCTAGAAAGATGCCAAGGAGTTCCAGTTGGAAGCAGCCCGGGACTTTGATTTCCGCAAACTTCCCACCACAAAGAAAATGCAGCAGAAGTTTGCCTGCGAGTGCAGTTAACGGCAGCGCCAAGACACG aaCAAGATGTAGGAGCAGCCATCCATCCATCATAGCTCTGGATACGGCCAAGGAAGCGCCAAGCGTGCCACCAACATGTGGTCAGAATGCTTTGGGAAACGTTCTGAAA AAAGAGGATGCGATTAGCAGCGACGTCTTGAGAAGCTCTAAGATGGAGGAAATGTTACAAGCGCTCCGACTCGACAGCCGCGCGGGTTATTATTTCACCACTTTTTGTGAACGTTCAGGAAACAAG CTGTGGAAGAACGCTGTCTACTTCTGGTTCGATCTACAAACCTATCACCACATGTTTTACCAGGAGACTTTGCAGCCTTTTAAACTATGCAGGCAATCCCAA CTCATTTTTGGCACCTACCTCGCTCCCTCTGCCTCTATGGATATTGGTGTTGAGAAGACCATAAAAAAGGAGATTTACCAGAAACTTGATCCACCTTTTGAGGATTTATTTGACTCCGCTGAAGAATACGTGCTCACACTTCTCCTCTCCGCATGGATTCACCTGACCGAGTTAGACAGACAGACTTACAGCAAG GTGGAGCTGGTGGAAGAGGTCCGACAGCTGGACTCCGAGTGCTATCGAAAGCTTCAGGCTCTGCTGCTGGAGGAGGCGGCCAGGAAAGACCAA GTTCAGGCTCGTAAGTCTGTTTTTGTTCCACCCGCTGACATTCCCAGAGAACCCAACCTGTGGGACCTGGTTCCAGACGAATACAAGAACTACAACCTCAGTACTTTAATTCGGCACAGAATGGAGCTGGAACATTTCCGAAAATTTCTAGACTACCATTTTGCGAG TATGGATCTACAGTGCTGGATAGACCTCGAGCAATTCAGAAGAATGGACtacaaggaaaaggaaaaacgCCACGAGAAATCCATTGAAATTaagaacaaatatttaaataaaaagtatttctttgGTCCGAACAGCCCAGCCACAAGAGATCAACAGGAGCAG GTCATGCAGCTCGCCGGAGGCTGGGGCAAAATTCTTCACGACAGACTTTCTTCCAACGTCCTCGTAGAGGTACAAAAATACGTCAGAATGAGGATAGAAAAGAAGTGGCTTCCAATGTATCTGGCGACAGAGGAATTCAGAGAGCGCCAGAAAATGCAG GCACAGATGAAGGATGTTGCAGAAGATGTTATATTTCggacaaacaagaaaaaaatagaagtatGGAAG CATCTGGACAATAAGTGGATTTCTTCCTCCAAAGAATTAATTGCTTTCCGCAAAGCTTTATTAAACCCAGTTACTGCCAACCAGTTCCAGCGGTTCATCTCACTCAAAGGCGACTTTTTTGAAAATGGGCTACTTTTCTGGCAAGAAGTACAGAAATATAAG GAACTTTGTCACTCGCACTGTGATGAATCTATAATCCAAAGCAAGATCACTGCAATCATCAACTGCTTCATCAACTCGTCGATCCCTCCAGCTTTGCAGATCGACGTCCCACCTGAGCAAGCCGAGAAGATCATCGAGCATAGGAGAGATTTGGGACCCTATGTATTCCGTGAAGCACAG aTGACAATCTTCAGTATTATGTTCAAATATTGGCCAGAGTTTTGTGAGTTTCGTGGCAACTTGGCAGACGAGAAGATTCTCCCCTTTCTGGAGCGAAAGAAGATAAAGAAAACAGAgcagatgaaaaagaaaatgaaagaagaagagagactTGCCCAG CACCAACAAGAAAACGCCAAAAGAAAAGAGACTTTGTCAGACTTGTATGGAGATAACGAGAGCACTTATAGTTCAGATGTCTTCACTGCGCCGGAGGGGTACGGACGCAGCAGAAAC GTCTCTTGGACGTATTCAAAGTACATGGAAGGTCTGGAGCAAGAAAGGATGCTTTTGAAAATCCAGCAAGACCTGGAAATAAATACCAGATCTTCCTTCTCATCAG ATAACTCATCAATCTTCAGCGTGAGATCGGAAGCCTCGCAAAGAACGGGCAGAACCTCCGGCTCCTTGTACCGGCCTGGATACACGGGGAGAATTCAGTCAGCCGATACAAGAAG GATAAACTGA
- the RGS22 gene encoding regulator of G-protein signaling 22 isoform X2, protein MRLKTLTTEPPDITEDDFEDFLAADDLLVEYFNEFLSLPTFFDPIKFNKTYGIFEVISNEPERLNQQIKKMLRLHEASSHVYDASRNVKYLIPKETSFTDLNIDNNYSVMCLSREQGIQWIKRERLPAFLKSDCYFEYRLAKLMSQVKVKNIGMKVYIDPSYVPWKHKKEKSPTPSLETEDQEIMRKFFVTLGQASFTQTKDWFTVAKQSEQTAVTNSSSRPIAWGSPRSSSALFTTSNGSQDGYSHENMSNLHNTFLRKTCAPLTPESSYYSTRDEDEYSVSIAPSQSSTPIRLYVEPKWKKGNESEAELKEKTSVLEDIKTKKVPVFQTLEEFADLYVGCVVKSVVSKLTGHIAKDIAEKLDIYTLDHVSILDLESTDSPSISSRSSQTSIEEEIVGSECEEGNTPVSQSHKGEVAHIRTRGEFEKFKSFLKGTSGEKLRWLWMDIERLKTIPEAARQQRHLNQMKRLYLVTSGTRSLGAEVLQKLELLETAGWTVNHILSAQAEIIKPLLLYWGPRFCLADSSAAHNVDADLKLWYDRQLRPKRDADPFAHTVTLLPLRPKSCMPRIPSSVPPLIKSDPPVPSSRKMPRSSSWKQPGTLISANFPPQRKCSRSLPASAVNGSAKTRTRCRSSHPSIIALDTAKEAPSVPPTCGQNALGNVLKKEDAISSDVLRSSKMEEMLQALRLDSRAGYYFTTFCERSGNKLWKNAVYFWFDLQTYHHMFYQETLQPFKLCRQSQLIFGTYLAPSASMDIGVEKTIKKEIYQKLDPPFEDLFDSAEEYVLTLLLSAWIHLTELDRQTYSKVELVEEVRQLDSECYRKLQALLLEEAARKDQVQARKSVFVPPADIPREPNLWDLVPDEYKNYNLSTLIRHRMELEHFRKFLDYHFASMDLQCWIDLEQFRRMDYKEKEKRHEKSIEIKNKYLNKKYFFGPNSPATRDQQEQVMQLAGGWGKILHDRLSSNVLVEVQKYVRMRIEKKWLPMYLATEEFRERQKMQAQMKDVAEDVIFRTNKKKIEVWKHLDNKWISSSKELIAFRKALLNPVTANQFQRFISLKGDFFENGLLFWQEVQKYKELCHSHCDESIIQSKITAIINCFINSSIPPALQIDVPPEQAEKIIEHRRDLGPYVFREAQMTIFSIMFKYWPEFCEFRGNLADEKILPFLERKKIKKTEQMKKKMKEEERLAQHQQENAKRKETLSDLYGDNESTYSSDVFTAPEGYGRSRNVSWTYSKYMEGLEQERMLLKIQQDLEINTRSSFSSDNSSIFSVRSEASQRTGRTSGSLYRPGYTGRIQSADTRR, encoded by the exons ACTTTTTTTGACCCAATTAAATTCAATAAAACATATGGAATTTTTGAAGTAATAAGCAATGAGCCGGAACGACTCAAccagcaaattaaaaaaatgttacgcCTGCACGAAGCTTCCAGCCACGTCTACGATGCCAGCAGAAATGTGAAATATCTCATACCAAAGGAAACATCTTTCACTGATCTCAATATAGACAACAATTACAGCGTCATG TGCCTGAGTCGTGAGCAAGGAATTCAGTGGATCAAGAGAGAGAGGCTTCCGGCATTTCTAAAAAGTGATTGCTAttttgaatacag ACTTGCCAAACTGATGTCGCAGGTAAAAGTGAAAAACATAGGTATGAAAGTCTATATTGACCCAAGTTACGTGCCTTGGAAacacaagaaagaaaagagcCCAACGCCATCTCTGGAGACAGAAgaccaggaaatcatgcggaaGTTCTTTGTCACACTCGGTCAG GCATCGTTTACCCAGACAAAGGATTGGTTTACTGTGGCCAAACAAAGCGAACAAACTGCTGTCACAAACTCATCTTCTCGCCCCATAGCCTGGGGGTCTCCAAGGAGCAGCTCTGCATTGTTCACCACGAGTAATGGTAGTCAAG ATGGCTATTCCCATGAAAATATGTCTAACCTTCATAACACATTCCTGCGCAAAACCTGTGCGCCTTTAACACCAGAGAGCAGCTACTACAGTACCAGAGATGAGGATGAATATTCTGTGTCTATCGCACCCTCCCAAAGCTCTACACCCATTAGACTGTATGTTGAACCTAAATGGAAGAAGGGAAATGAATCTGAGGCTGAGCTGAAAGAGAAAACAAGTGTCTTGGAAGACatcaaaaccaaaaaagttcCCGTTTTTCAGACGCTGGAAGAGTTTGCTGATTTATATGTCGGCTGCGTGGTGAAATCTGTAGTCTCTAAACTGACTGGACACATCGCTAAGGACATCGCTGAAAAACTTGATATCTATACTTTGGATCACGTGTCAATCTTGGACTTGGAGAGTACAGATTCACCTTCTATTAGTTCTAGAAGCTCACAAACCAGCATCGAAGAAGAGATTGTCGGGTCTGAATGTGAGGAAGGAAACACTCCAGTTTCCCAAAGCCACAAAGGAGAAGTCGCTCACATCAGGACCAGAGGCGAGTTCGAAAAATTTAAATCGTTTCTGAAAGGAACATCAGGAGAGAAGTTGCGGTGGCTGTGGATGGACATTGAAAGGCTGAAAACGATTCCGGAAGCAGCCAGACAACAGAG ACACCTAAACCAGATGAAAAGGCTGTATCTGGTGACAAGCGGAACTCGCTCTCTTGGTGCTGAAGTGTTGCAGAAACTGGAACTTCTGGAGACAGCCGGGTGGACTGTGAACCATATACTCAGTGCCCAGGCAGAGATAATAAAACCTTTACTCCTGTACTG GGGACCCCGGTTTTGTTTGGCTGATTCTTCTGCGGCTCACAATGTTGATGCTGACCTGAAACTGTGGTATGATCGCCAGCTGAGACCCAAAAGAGATGCTGACCCTTTTGCACATACAGTGACGCTGTTACCTTTAAGACCGAAGTCATGCATGCCAAGAATTCCTAGCTCTGTTCCTcct TTAATTAAAAGTGACCCACCAGTGCCATCATCTAGAAAGATGCCAAGGAGTTCCAGTTGGAAGCAGCCCGGGACTTTGATTTCCGCAAACTTCCCACCACAAAGAAAATGCAGCAGAAGTTTGCCTGCGAGTGCAGTTAACGGCAGCGCCAAGACACG aaCAAGATGTAGGAGCAGCCATCCATCCATCATAGCTCTGGATACGGCCAAGGAAGCGCCAAGCGTGCCACCAACATGTGGTCAGAATGCTTTGGGAAACGTTCTGAAA AAAGAGGATGCGATTAGCAGCGACGTCTTGAGAAGCTCTAAGATGGAGGAAATGTTACAAGCGCTCCGACTCGACAGCCGCGCGGGTTATTATTTCACCACTTTTTGTGAACGTTCAGGAAACAAG CTGTGGAAGAACGCTGTCTACTTCTGGTTCGATCTACAAACCTATCACCACATGTTTTACCAGGAGACTTTGCAGCCTTTTAAACTATGCAGGCAATCCCAA CTCATTTTTGGCACCTACCTCGCTCCCTCTGCCTCTATGGATATTGGTGTTGAGAAGACCATAAAAAAGGAGATTTACCAGAAACTTGATCCACCTTTTGAGGATTTATTTGACTCCGCTGAAGAATACGTGCTCACACTTCTCCTCTCCGCATGGATTCACCTGACCGAGTTAGACAGACAGACTTACAGCAAG GTGGAGCTGGTGGAAGAGGTCCGACAGCTGGACTCCGAGTGCTATCGAAAGCTTCAGGCTCTGCTGCTGGAGGAGGCGGCCAGGAAAGACCAA GTTCAGGCTCGTAAGTCTGTTTTTGTTCCACCCGCTGACATTCCCAGAGAACCCAACCTGTGGGACCTGGTTCCAGACGAATACAAGAACTACAACCTCAGTACTTTAATTCGGCACAGAATGGAGCTGGAACATTTCCGAAAATTTCTAGACTACCATTTTGCGAG TATGGATCTACAGTGCTGGATAGACCTCGAGCAATTCAGAAGAATGGACtacaaggaaaaggaaaaacgCCACGAGAAATCCATTGAAATTaagaacaaatatttaaataaaaagtatttctttgGTCCGAACAGCCCAGCCACAAGAGATCAACAGGAGCAG GTCATGCAGCTCGCCGGAGGCTGGGGCAAAATTCTTCACGACAGACTTTCTTCCAACGTCCTCGTAGAGGTACAAAAATACGTCAGAATGAGGATAGAAAAGAAGTGGCTTCCAATGTATCTGGCGACAGAGGAATTCAGAGAGCGCCAGAAAATGCAG GCACAGATGAAGGATGTTGCAGAAGATGTTATATTTCggacaaacaagaaaaaaatagaagtatGGAAG CATCTGGACAATAAGTGGATTTCTTCCTCCAAAGAATTAATTGCTTTCCGCAAAGCTTTATTAAACCCAGTTACTGCCAACCAGTTCCAGCGGTTCATCTCACTCAAAGGCGACTTTTTTGAAAATGGGCTACTTTTCTGGCAAGAAGTACAGAAATATAAG GAACTTTGTCACTCGCACTGTGATGAATCTATAATCCAAAGCAAGATCACTGCAATCATCAACTGCTTCATCAACTCGTCGATCCCTCCAGCTTTGCAGATCGACGTCCCACCTGAGCAAGCCGAGAAGATCATCGAGCATAGGAGAGATTTGGGACCCTATGTATTCCGTGAAGCACAG aTGACAATCTTCAGTATTATGTTCAAATATTGGCCAGAGTTTTGTGAGTTTCGTGGCAACTTGGCAGACGAGAAGATTCTCCCCTTTCTGGAGCGAAAGAAGATAAAGAAAACAGAgcagatgaaaaagaaaatgaaagaagaagagagactTGCCCAG CACCAACAAGAAAACGCCAAAAGAAAAGAGACTTTGTCAGACTTGTATGGAGATAACGAGAGCACTTATAGTTCAGATGTCTTCACTGCGCCGGAGGGGTACGGACGCAGCAGAAAC GTCTCTTGGACGTATTCAAAGTACATGGAAGGTCTGGAGCAAGAAAGGATGCTTTTGAAAATCCAGCAAGACCTGGAAATAAATACCAGATCTTCCTTCTCATCAG ATAACTCATCAATCTTCAGCGTGAGATCGGAAGCCTCGCAAAGAACGGGCAGAACCTCCGGCTCCTTGTACCGGCCTGGATACACGGGGAGAATTCAGTCAGCCGATACAAGAAGGTGA